The Amycolatopsis endophytica genome includes the window CTGTACATTACCCCGGTCGGTGGAAGACGCGGCGGCCCACCCGAATGGCGGCGGCAGCGGCGCGCGGCGAGAGTTAAGAAGAATCCATGCGCCGCAGCCTGATCGTCCTCGTGATCGCCGCCTGCACCCTCCTCGCGTCGACCCTCACCGCGTCCGCCGCGCCCCGTTACCGGCACTACGTCGCCCTCGGCGACTCCTACACCGCCGGCCCGCTGATCCCCCTGCAACGACTGGACCCGGTGGGCTGCCTCCGCTCCACCGCCAACTACCCGTCGCTGCTGGCCCTCACGCTGCGAGTGGGCTCGTTCACCGACGTTTCGTGCAGCGGCGCCGACACCCACGACCTGGCGACGCCGCAGGACGTGATCCTCGGCCCGAACCCGCCGCAGCTGGACGCGCTGCGGCCGGACACGGACCTGGTCACGCTCGGCATCGGCGGCAACGACTACAGCGTCTTCGGCACGATCATCGGCACCTGCCCCGGACTGCGGGAATCCGACCCGGCGGGCAACCCGTGCGAGCGGCACTTCACGGTCGACGGCGTGGACACGATCAAGGCCCGGCTGCCGCTGACGCAGGCCAACGTCACCGCCGTGCTGGGCGAGATCCACGACCGGGCGCCGGACGCGGACGTGCTCGTGATCGGCTACCCGCGCATCGCCCCGCCGCGGGGAACGTGCCCGGACGTGCTGCCCTTCGCCGACGGCGACTACCCGTGGCTCAACAGCGTCGAAGAGGAACTGAACTCGGCACTGGCGAAGGCGGTCGCCGACGACGGTGACGCGTCCTATGTGGACACCTTCGGCCCGTCACTCGGACACGACGCGTGCGCGCCCGCCGGTCAGGCGTGGATCAACGGCAAGGACCTGAAGCCCTGGGCCGCGAACTACCACCCGTTGTTCCGCGGAATGCAGGGCGTCGCGGCGACGACCTACGCCCAGCTCCGCGTCACCTCCTGACGCCGCACCGACTCCCCCGATGTGGCATGGGGGAACCGTCAGGCGATGGAGCGGCGCCGGGTGTCGTGCGGCAGCTGCCAGACCATGGACACCGTGGTGCCCTCGTTGCTCGCGGTGACCTCGACGTGCCCGGCCAGCCCGCGGATGAGCCGCAGACCCCGCCCGTCGGCCATGGTGCGTCCCGGTGGGGGCGGCTTCCACCGGCCGCGGTCGATGACCGTCACCGCGATCAGGTCGTGGTCGCGGCTCGCGTGCAGCTCGACCGGACCGTCCGCGCCCGCCGGGTAAGCGTGCGTCACCGAGTTCGTCAGCGCCTCGTAGCCGGCCAGCCCGATGGCGTGCGCGAGGTGCCCAGGGAGGTCGAGGTCCTGCGCCCAGCGCACCAGCTCGTACCGCAACGCGGTGATGTCGCGCGGCGAGGCGGGCCAGCGGCAGTGCAGGCTGGTCTCGGTGAGCCCTGGCCTGGGCGTCGTGTCCATCGACTTTCCCCACTCGCGGGAGTACAGGTCTGCTCATCTTCACACCGTGGCGTGAACGGGTGAAAGGGACCTTGGACCCCAGTGGGTCCCCTGCCACGCAACCCGGTGGCCTTCCCGGAACTACCTTGATATGCTTCGAGTGCGGGTCGATGAGGTAGGATGAGGAACAAATGGCGCAGGAGCTGTACACGGTCGAGCAGGTGGCCCAGCGGCTGGGGCTGCACGTCCGCACCGTGCGGAACTACGTACGGGACGGGCGGCTCAACGCCGTCCGGATCGGCAAGCAGTACCGCATCGCGCGGGAAGACCTGGACGCCTTCACCGGACGGCCGGCGGAGAGCCCGTCCACCGAACGGCGGGTGGAGGTGTCCAGCATCGTGCAGATCGAGGGGGTCGACCAGTCGGCTGCCGATCGCATCGCGTCGGTGCTCCGGGGAGTGGCGGATCCCCGGCCCGGCGAGCCACCGATGCGCATCGACACCGTGTTCGACGCCGGGCGGAGATCGATGAAGGTCGTCGTGCTGGCCGACCTGACGTCGAGCACCCAGGTGCTGCGGCTGGTGTCGTCACTGGCCGAGGAGTGAGATGACTGACGCGGCTACCCGCGTGCCTGACCGTCCAGCGTTCATCGGGTGATGAGCACCGAGCGCGGCGATGTCCGGCCGCCCAGCGGCAACGCGGACGAGAAGACGACCCCGGTGACCTTCCTGGCCTACCTGCGCGAGGCCATCGCCGCGAAGGTGCAGGGGGTGTCCGACGAGGCCGCCCGCTTCGCCGGCGTCCCGTCCGGCACCAGTCTGCTACGGCTCCTGAAGCACCTGATCGCGGTCGAGCACAACTGGTTCGTCTGGGCCTACCACGGCGACGGCTCCCTCATGGACGACAACGCCTTTCCCGCCGGCACCGACACCGCCGCGTCACTTCTCACCGAGTACCGCGAGACTATCCGGCGCTGCGACCGGATCATCGCCACCTGCCACGACCTCGACCGCCCCGGCGCGCGGCCCCTCCGCGAAACGGAGCCCCCGTCGATGCGCTGGCTGCTCGTCCACATGATCGGGGAAACCGCCCGGCACGCGGGCCACGCCGACATCCTGCGCGAACAGATCGACGGCTCCACCGGGCGCTGACCACCCACGGTGCCCCGGTGGGCCGATCGCTCCGCCCTTCGCGAAAGCGGTGCAACCGGCGGGGGAACGGGAGCACCATGGCGCAATGGATTTCGTCTTCCTGCACGGCACCACCCAGTCCCCGGCGGACTGGGACCGCCTCACCGCGCTCCTCGCCGCTCGTGGTCACCGGACCCACGCCACCGACCTGCCGACGAACCACCCCGAATGGGGCGCGGCCGACTACGTGGAGGGTTTCCCGGGGCAGATCCCCGTGGACTTCGACAGGCCGGTCGTGGTCGCGCATTCCGGCGCCGGTCTGCTGCTCCCGGCCGTCGCCGCCGCGCTGGAGATCCGCCACCTCGTCTGGATCGGCGCGGCGGTGCCGGACGTCGCCGGTGGCAGGAGCTTCGTGCAGGACCTCGTCGCGGGAGACGTGGTCGACAACGAGTGGCGGCTGGCGAGGGCCGAACCCTCCGTCCCGGCTGGATGCGCCACGCAGCCCGCGAACGCCTCGGCACCGAACCGGTCGAGATCGGAGCCGGACACTGCCCACACGTCTCGCGACCGGACACCATCGCCGACATCCTCGACCGGATCACCTAGCCACCACCGGCGAGAGCACACGGGCCGTCCGCGGGAAACCCGCGGACGGCCCCGCGAAACTCACGCCGCGGGCAACGAACCCAGCCGCGCGGTCAGGCGCTCGATATCCGCCGCCGCGGCATCACGCCGCACCTTGATCTTGTCCACGACCGCTGCCGGCGCCTTGTCCAGGAACGCCTGGTTCCCGAGCTTGCCCTCGGTCTGCTTCAGCTCCTTCTGGGCCGCCGTCAGGTCCTTCTCCAGCCGCTTCCGCTCGGCTGCCACGTCGACCGCGCCGGAGAGGTCCAGTTCGACGTGCACGGTGCCGCCGGACAGGCTCACTTCGAGCGAAGCCGAGGCGGTGAAGCCGTCCTCCGGGGCGGTCAGCCGCGCCAGCGCGCGAACCTCCTCGTCGTGGCCGGACACCTCGGTGAAGCCGTCACCGCCCACCCGCGCCGCGACGCGCTGTCCCGGTTTGAGGCCCTGGTCCGACCGGAACCGGCGGATCTCGGTGATGAGCTTCTGCACGTCGGCGATCCGGGCGTCCGCCGCCGCGTCCACGTACGAAGCGTCCGGCTTCGGCCAGGGCGCGATCACGATCGACTCACCACCGGTCAGCGCCCGCCACAGCTTCTCGGTGATGAACGGGATCACCGGGTGCAAAAGCCGCAGCACCGTGTCGAACACGTGCCCCAGCACCGCGCGGGTGCTCTCCGCCCTGCCGCCGGCGATCTGGACCTTCGCCAGCTCCAGGTACCAGTCGCACAGCTCGTCCCAGGTGAAGTGGTAGAGCCGGTCGGTGGCCTTGGCGAACTGGAAGTCCTCCAGCAGCTCGTCCACTTCGGACAGCGTGGTGGCGAGGCGGCCGAGGATCCAGCGGTCGGCCTCGGTCAGCTCGGCGGCGGGCGGCACCGGTGTCGCCACCGTCGCGCCGTTCATCAGCGCGAACTTGGTGGCGTTCCACAGTTTCGTGCAGAAGTTGCGCGAACCGGCGGCCCACTCCTCGGCCACCGCCATGTCCGATCCGGGGTTCGCGCCGCGCGCGAGGGTGAAGCGGGTGGCGTCCGCGCCGTAGCTGTCCATCCAGTCCAGCGGGTCGATGCCGTTGCCACGCGACTTCGACATCTTCTTGCCGAACTGGTCGCGGATCAGGCCGTGCAGGTAGACGTGGTCGAACGGCTGGACACCGTCACCGCCGTACAGGCCGAACATCATCATCCTGGCGACCCAGAAGAAGAGGATGTCGTAGCCGGTGGACAGCACGCTGGTCGGGTAGAACTTCGCCAGCTCCGGCGTCCGCTCCGGCCAGCCCAGCGTCGACAGCGGCCACAGGCCCGACGAGAACCAGGTGTCCAGGACGTCCGGGTCCTGCGTCCAGCCCGCACCGGACGGCGGCTGCTCGTCCGGCCCGACGCACACGGTCTCACCGTCCGGGCCGTACCAGACCGGGATGCGGTGCCCCCACCACAACTGGCGCGAGATCGTCCAGTCGTGCATGTTGTCGACCCAGTCGAAGTAGCGCTTCTCCAGCTCCGGCGGGTGGATCTTGGTGCGGCCGTCGCGGACCGCGTCACCGGCCGCGCGGGCCAGCGGCTCGACCTTGACCCACCACTGCAGCGACAGCCGCGGCTCCACGACCGTGTCACACCGCGAACAGTGCCCGACCGCGTGCAGGTACGGGCGCTTCTCCGCGACGATCCGGCCCTGCTCCCGCAGCGCGGCGACGATCGCAGGACGCGCCTCGAACCGGTCGAGCCCCTGGAACGGCCCGGCCGCGGTGATCGTGGCGCGCTCGTCCATGATCGTCGGCATCGGCAGGTTGTGCCGGCGGCCGATCTCGAAGTCGTTCGGATCGTGCGCCGGGGTCACCTTGACCGCGCCGGTGCCGAACTCGGGGTCGACGTGCTCGTCGGCGATCACCGGGATGCGGCGGCCGGTCAGCGGCAGCTCGACCTCGGTGCCGACCAGGTGCCGGTAGCGCTCGTCGTCCGGGTGCACGGCGACCGCGGTGTCGCCCAGCATCGTCTCGGCACGCGTGGTGGCCACGACGATCGAGTTCTCGCCGTCGCCATACCGGATCGAGACGAGTTCGCCCTCGTCCTCGGAGTGGTCGACCTCGATGTCCGACAGCGCCGTCATGCAGCGCGGGCACCAGTTGATGATGCGCTCGGCGCGGTAGATCAGGCCCTCGTCGAACAGGCGCTTGAAGATCGTCTGGACGGCCTTGGACAGGCCCTCGTCCATCGTGAAGCGCTCACGCGACCAGTCGACGCCGTCGCCGAGGCGGCGCATCTGGCCGAGGATGCGGCCGCCGTACTCGGCCTTCCACTCCCAGACCCGCTCGACGAACTTCTCGCGGCCCAGGTCGTGGCGCGACAGGCCGGACTTGGCCAGCTCGCGCTCCACCGCGTTCTGGGTCGCGATGCCGGCGTGGTCCATGCCCGGCAGCCAGAGGACCTCGTAGCCCTGCATGCGGCGGCGGCGGGTCATCACGTCCATCAACGTGTGGTTGAGCGCGTGACCCATGTGCAGGCTGCCGTTCACGTTCGGCGGCGGCAGCACGATGGTGAACGGAGGCTTGTCCGACGCGGCGTCGGCCGTGAAGTAGCCCGCGTCTACCCACCGCTGGTAGAGGGCGGCTTCTTCCTCGGCCGGGTTCCACGCGGCCGGGAGGGCGGACTGCTGGTCAAGGGCGTTCTCCGTCACAACCGGTAAGTGTACGAACCGGCCGATCGGCGCTGCATCCGCAGTACCCCGCGGCCCGGAATGATCCGGGGCACACGCCGTAACGATCTTCCGCTTCCGGCGACATGGGAGCGAGATCGAAGCGGCAGGCGGGTCCGAAGTGGACGAGCCCAGACCTGGAGCGAGCCGGTCGGCGGCCTGGCCGTCCCGCCCGCGGCCCGCCCCGGATCACCGGCACGATCACGGCGGCGGGGGGACGCGACGCCTCGCCCCTGGCGCTCCACGCCACCTGCTCGGTCGCCTACGCGTTCGCTCCGGGCAGCCATGCCCGACCCTGAGGCCGGGCGACATCGACGCCTTCCTCCGGTACGAGGTCGTCCGGGGTACTTCCGTCTACAGCGAACCGAACCCGGGCATCGACGACACCGGAGGCTTCGACGAGGCGGCCACGGACGACGTCACCGAGCCGATGCCCGGGTTCACCGGCAGTTGCGAGTGAGTTCGACAGGCTGAACTCAACAGCCTAGGCTGTCTAAATGACCCGCGTACCGAACGATGTCGCACGCCTCGCCGGTGCGCTGCGCGGCGTCGTCGGCCAGTTGCATCGCCGCCTGCGGCAGGTCGACAACGCCGAGGTGCTGACCCCGTCGCAGTCGGCTGTGCTCGCGCGGCTGCACCGGGACGGGCCTGCCACCCAGGCGCAGCTCGCGGCGGCCGAGCACGTGCGCCAGCAGTCGATGGCGGCCACGCTCGGCGCCCTCGACGAGCTGGGGTACCTCAGCCGCACCCGCGATCCGGGCGACGGCCGCCGCGTGGTCATCACCCTCTCCGACCTGGGTGAGAAGACCGTGCGCGGCGTGCACCAGCACCGGGAGGAATGGCTGGCCACGGCGCTCGTCGACGGCCTGACCCCCGAGGAGCACCGGAGACTCGACGAAGTGCTGCCCCTGCTGCGGAAGCTGGCACAGCGATGAGGAAGTGGTGACGACGGTTCAGCGCACGAGCACGCGATCTCCGGCCGCATACCCGCCGCGCATGGTGCTCCCCCTGGTGGCCAGCGCGGTGCTGAACCCCATCAACTCGACCCTGATCGCCGTGGCGCTGGTGCCGATCGGCGAGGCGTTCGGCGCCTGTCCGGGCGCGACGGCGTGGCTGATCACGTCGCTGTACCTGGCCACCGCCGTCGGGCAACCGGTGGTCGGCCTGTTCGTCGACCGCTTCGGCGCGCGGCGCGTGCTGATCGCCGGTGCGGTGATCGTGCTGGTCGCGGGTATCGGCGGGCTGCTCGCGTTCTCGCTGGGCTGGCTGATCGCGGTCCGGGTCGTGCTCGGGATCGGCACGTGCGCGGGCTTTCCCGCGGCGATGGCCGTGCTGCGCAAGCGCGCGGACGCCATCGGCGGCGGGGTGCCGAGCCGGGTCCTGTCGGTGCTCGCGATGTCTTCGCAGACCGTCATGGTGATCGGCCCGACGCTGGGTGGCGCGCTGATCGGCCTGGCGGGCTGGCCGGCGATCTTCGCCGTCAACATCCCGCTCGCGGCCGTCGCGCTGGTGCTCGCGCTTGTCTGGGTGCCGAAGGACCCGGTGCACACCGGCCCGCGGGAGCCGGTCGACGTCGCCGGGATCGCCCTGTTCTCCACGACGCTGCTCGCGGTGCTGCTGTACGTGATGGCGCCCGCCGTGTCCGACCTGTACCTGCTCGGGCTGGCCCTGGTGCTCGGCTGGCTCTTCGTCCGGGTCGAGCTGCGGGCCCGCCGACCGTTCGTCGACCTGCGGATGCTCGCCGGTAACGGCCCGCTGCTGCGCACCTACCTGCGGCAGGCGCTGGCGTTCCTCATCGTCTACTCGATCATGTTCGGTTACGTCCAGTGGCTGGAGTCCGCGCGCGGGCTCAGCGAGTCGGCGGCGGGCGCGCTGCTGACGCCGATGTCGGTGGTCGCCGTGCTGGCGGCGGCTTCGGCGGGCAAGCCGACGCGGCTCAAGGGCCGCCTGGTCGTCAACTCGCTGGCGCTGCTCGCCGGGTCGGTGCTGCTGCTGTTCGTCGGGGACGGCACGTGGATCGGGGCGCTGGTCGTGCTCGCCGCGGTCTTCGGGCTGGGCCAGGGGCTGACCAGTGTGACCAACCAGACCGTCCTCTACGAGCAGACCCCGCCGGAGGTGATCGGCACCGCCAGCGGCCTGTTCCGCACCGCCCAGTACCTCGGCGCGATCGGCTCGTCGACGCTGATCGCGCTGTGCTTCGGCGACCGGGCCGGCTCGCTTGGCCTGCACGAGCTGGCGGCGGCGCTGATCGTGATCGGCGCCGTGCTGTTCACGCTGACAGTGGCCGACCGGCAACTCGGTACTCGCGCGAAAGCGGCCGCTGACGCAAGATAGTGGACGTGACACGCAACGCCCCTCGCGCCGACATCGACGAAGCCGCACTCGAAGTGCACAAGCCCAAGGAGTGGGCGGCAGGAATTCCCGGGGTGGCGGTGTCACTCCTGCGCGGCGTCGAACAGATGGGCACCGGCCGCACCGTGAAGACGCTGCGCCTGCTCAACCAGCGTGAGGGGTTCGACTGCCCCGGCTGCGCCTGGCCGGAGCCGCGCGCGGAGGACGGCGAGCACCGCAAGCTCGCCGAGTTCTGCGAGAACGGCGCGAAGGCCGTGGCCGAGGAAGCCACGAAACGGCGCGTCGGCCCGGAGTTCTTCGCCCGGCACTCCGTCGAGGAGCTGCACGGCCGCACCGACTTCTGGCTCGGGCAGCAGGGCAGGCTCACCGAGCCGATGGTGCTGCGTGAGGGCGGCACGCACTACGAACCGATCACCTGGGACAGCGCTTTCCAGCTGATCGCGGGCAAGCTCAAGGCGCTGGACAGCCCGGACGAGGCGGTCTTCTACACCTCCGGCCGCACCAGCAACGAGGCCGCGTTCCTCTACCAGCTGCTGGTGCGCTCGTTCGGCACCAACAACCTGCCGGACTGCAGCAACATGTGCCACGAGTCCTCCGGCGCCGCGTTGTCGGAGTCCTACGGGATCGGCAAGGGGTCGGTGAGCCTGGCCGACATCCACCACGCGGACCTGATCGTGGTCGTCGGCCAGAATCCGGGCACGAACCACCCGCGCATGCTGTCCGCGCTGGAAGAGGCGAAGGGCCGCGGCGCGAAGGTGATCGCGGTGAACCCGTTGCCGGAGGCCGGGTTGATGCGGTTCAAGAACCCGCAGAACCCGCGTGGCGTGGTCGGCAAGGGCACGCCACTGGCGGACGAGTTCGCGCAGATCCGTCTCGGCGGCGACCTGGCGTTGTTCCAGGCGATCGGGCACCTGCTGCTCTCGTGGGAGGAGGACGCGCCGGGCACGATCGTGGACCGGGCGTTCGTCGACTCCTCCACGCACGGCTTCGACGACTGGGCGAAGAGCCTGCAGGAGATCGACTGGTCCGCGATCGGCGAGGCCACCGGCCTGGACCGCGAGCAGATCGAACGGATCGCGCGGATGATCGCCACGTCCGAGCGGACGGTCTACTGCTGGGCCATGGGGATCACGCAGCACCGGCACGCGGTCGCGACCATCCAGGAAATCTCCAACCTCGCGTTCGCGCGCGGCATGATCGGCAAGCCGGGGGCCGGCCTGTGCCCGGTGCGCGGGCATTCGAACGTGCAGGGCGACCGGACGATGGGCGTCTGGGAGAAGATGCCCGAGACGTTCCTGGGGCGGCTGGAAGACGAGTTCGGCATCCCCGTGCCGCGGAAGCACGGGTTCGACACGGTCGACGCGATCCGCGCGATGCGGGACGGCCGGGGCAGGGTTTTCCTCGGCATGGGCGGCAACTTCGCCGCCGCCACACCGGATTCGGAACTGACCGAGCGGGCGTTGCGGTCGTGCGAGCTGACCGTGCACGTGTCCACGAAGCTGAACCGGTCGCACGTGGTGCCGGGGAAGATCGCGCTGATCCTGCCGACGCTGGGCCGCACGGAGCGCGACACGCAGGCCGCGGGCGAGCAGTTCGTGACGGTCGAGGATTCGATGTCGTGCGTGCACGTCTCACGCGGGCGGTTGAAGCCGGCGAGCGCGGAGCTGCTGTCCGAGGTGGCCATCATCTGCCGCCTCGCCGCCGAGTTGTTCGGCGACGACCACGCCGTGCCGTGGCGCGACTTCGAGGGTGACTACGACCGGATCCGCGACCGGATCGCGCGGGTCGTGCCCGGTTGCGAAGACTACAACGCGAAGGTGCGCCGGCCGGACGGTTTCGTCCTGCCCCACCCGCCGCGCGATTCCCGGTCGTTCGTGACCTCGACCGGCAAGGCGAACTTCACGACCAGCGACCTGGAGTTCCCGCGTGTTCCGGCGGGACGGCTGCTGCTGCAGACGCTGCGCAGCCACGACCAGTACAACACCACGATCTACGGCCTGTCCGACAGGTATCGCGGCATCGAGGACGCCCGCCGGGTCGTGCTGGTGAACCCGGAGGACGTCGCGGCGCTGGGCTTCACGGACGGTCAGCTGGTCGACCTGGTCTCGGAGTGGGAGGACGGCAGCGAGCGCCGGGCGGACCACTTCCGCATCGTGGCCTACCCGACGGCGCACGGTTGCGCCGCGGCGTACTTCCCCGAAGCCAACGCCCTGGTACCGCTGGACTCGGTCGCCAAGAAGTCCAACACACCGGTCTCGAAGGCGATCGTGGTCCGCCTGGAACCGGCGAGCGCCAGCGAGCCGGAGTAACACCCGAAGCTGGGTGGTCATCCCGGAGCCAGCCCGTCCGGCGAGGACAATCCCTTGATCTTTGAACCCGCGCGTGGGGCAGGCGGCCGCTGGGCGCGCCGCCGTCGAGTAGTCGGTCACCACAGACCGCCCCCGCCCCTCCTCGCGGATGGTTTCGGGCTTGGGATGAGGGGCGGGGGAGGTCTGGGCCGGTCGGGTGTGGGCTTGCGTTGCCGGGCGGCGGTCCGTTCGTCCTTAGAGAACCGTGTTGCCGTACATCTCGCCGAGCGGGTCGGCGATCAGCTCGATGCGGGCACCGTCGGGGTCGCGGAAGTAGACCGAGACGTCGCTGTGCACCGCGTGCTCGACGTCGGCCTCCTCCAGCTTCGTGACGAGCCTTCGCCACCTCTCCGGATCGACCGAGATGGCGATGTGGTGCAGGCCGCCGAGCACCTCGGCGTAGGGGCCGACGTCCAGGCCCGGGAAGTCGAAGAACGCCAGGAGGTTGCCGTTGCCGATGTCGAAGAAGAAGTGCGACGAACCGGGGTAGTCGCGGTTCTCGATCAGCTCGGTGAGCGGGAACTCCAGCAGGTCCTGGTAGAAGCGGACGGTGCGCTCCACGTCGCTGCTGACGAGCGCGGTGTGGTGCAGTCCGCGCGCGGACGACGGTGGCCGCTGCCCGGCGGGTTTGAGGTGCGTGTCGCGGATGCGGTCCCGCTCCCGGCGGACCGCGTCGAGGTCGACGGAGGTCATGGCTGGCGTTCCTTTCCCAGGGTGGGCCCGGCATACCCGCCGGGCACCACCGCTATCCGTGTCAGGCGGCCTTGATCGCGGAGATCTCGAACTCGAGGGTGACCTTCTCGCTCACCAGGACACCACCGGTCTCCAGCGCCGCGTTCCAGGTGACGCCGAAGTCCTTGCGGTTGATGGTCGTCGAACCCTCGAAGCCGATCCGGGTGTTGCCGAACGGGTCCTGGGCGGTGCCCTCGAACTCGAACGGGACGGTGACGGACTTGGTCACGCCCTTGACCGTCAGGTCACCGGTCACGTCGAAGCTGCTGTCGCCGGTCTGGGCGATCGACGTGGACACGAAGGTGATCTCCGGGTGCTCGTCCATCGCCAGGAAGTCGTTGCTGCGCAGGTGCGCGTCGCGGTCGGCGTTGCGGGTGTCGATGCTGTTCGCGGCGATCTTGACCGACACCGACGAGTTCGCCGGGTTCCCGCCGTCGATCTTCGCGCTGCCGGAGAACTCGTTGAACGACCCGCGCACCTTGGTCACCATCGCGTGCCGGGCGTGGAAACCGATCCGGGTGTGGGTCGGGTCCAGGGTGTATTCACCGGTCAGCTGTGCGAACGTGGCCGAAGTGGTCATGAGGTCCTCCCCTGTGGTTGATATGTCGTCGTCACCGTGGCACAACTTAGATGACGCGTCAACTATTCCCGTATACTCGATGCCATGACCCGGTGGCTCGATGATGGCGAACAGCAGGCGTGGCGTGCGTACGTGAAGATGCAGAGTCACCTGAACGCGGCAGTGGGCCGCCGCATGCAGGCCGATTCGCAGCTGTCCCTGCCGGACTTCGAGGTACTGGTCCAGCTCACCGACACCGCCGAGGGCCGGGTCCGGGTGTTCGAGCTGGCGCGGGCGCTGGACTGGGAGAAGAGCAGGCTGTCACACCACCTGCGGCGCATGCAGAAGCGCGGCTTGGTGTCACGCGAGGAGTGCCCGGACGACGCCCGGGGCGCCTTCATCGTGCTGACGGCGGAGGGCCGGAAAGCGATCGAGCAGGCCGCGCCGCACCACGTGGAGACCGTGCGGAAGCTGGTGTTCGACGTGCTGACGCGTGAGCAGGTGGACGCCCTCCAGGCGATTTCCGAGCAGATCCTGCGCGCGGTCCGCCCGGAGGACTGCCCTCAGGACCGCAGGTAGGACGCCCCGTTGAGGTCGAGGATCGCGCCCGAGGCCCACTCGGCCTCACCCGAGGCCAGGTAGACCACGGCCGCGGCGATCTCCCCCGGCTCCGCGACCCGGCCGAGCGGTGACTGGGCACGCAGCGCGTCGCCCCGCTCCCCGGTCAGCCAGTCCGCCACCCGTTCGGTCGCGATGAACCCGGGTGCGACGGAGCTGACCGCGATGCCGTGCGGCGCCAGGTGCACCGCGAGCGACTGGCCCATCGAGTGCAGCGCGGCCTTCGTCGCACCGTAGGCGGGGTGGTCCGGCTCACCGCGGAAGGCGCCGCGCGAGCCGACGTTGACCACGCGTCCGGCGGCGCCACGGGCGATCATGTGCCGGGCGACGCAGAACGTGAGATCGGCCGCGCCGAGCAGGTTGACCTCGACCGACTGCCGCCACACCGCCTGCCAGTGCTCGAAGCTGGTGTCCGCGAGCGGGTGCGCGGTGTCGGCGGTCGTCACCACGGCCGCGTTGTTGACCAGGACGTCGACGCCGCCCAGGGCTTCCTCAGCGGCGTCGGCGATCCGCTGGGCCTCGCGAATGTCGCCCTGGACCAACGTGTGACCCTCGCCCGGTAACCCGGCCAGCGTGGCCTCCGCGTCGGCGCGGTTGCTGTTGAAGTGCACCGCGACCCGGTCGCCACGACCCGCGAAGGCCGTCGCGACCGCGCGGCCCAGCCCGGACGCGGCGCCGGTGACGAGAACTCCGCGGCTCACTTGGCGAACAGCTGCGACTCGTCGCGGAACGCCTTGAACTCCAGCGCGTTGCCCGCCGGGTCGTGCAGGAACATCGTCCACTGCTCACCCTTCTCCCCCGCGAACCGCTGGTAGGGCTCGATGACGAACTTCGTGTCCGCGGCCTTGAGCCGTCCGGCCAGCTCGTGGAAGCCGTCGACGGTCAGGACCAGGCCGAAGTGCGGGACCGGCACGTCGTGGCCGTCGACCGGGTTGCGGCCCGCCTCGCTGCGCGCGCCCTCGACGACGTGGGTGACCACCTGGTGGCCGTGGAAGTTCCAGTCGACCCATGTGGTGTCGGACCGTCCCTCGGACAGGCCGAGCACCCCGCCGTAGAAGTCCCGGGCGCGGCCGAGGTCGTCGACCGGGATCGCGAGGTGGAACGCGGGGCGGGTCATGGGGCCTCCTCTGTTCGTCGTCTCGGGCCAGCTTGACCCGGCCAATGTCGGAATGTCAACATTCGAACATGCAACCCGCCCGTCGGCGCGGACTGGCCGAGGAGGCCGCCGACCGCATCCGCGACGAGATCCTCACCGGCCGCTTCGCACCCGGCAGCGCGCTGCGGGAGGTCGAGCTGGCCGCATCACTGCAGGTCAGCCGCGG containing:
- a CDS encoding VOC family protein is translated as MTRPAFHLAIPVDDLGRARDFYGGVLGLSEGRSDTTWVDWNFHGHQVVTHVVEGARSEAGRNPVDGHDVPVPHFGLVLTVDGFHELAGRLKAADTKFVIEPYQRFAGEKGEQWTMFLHDPAGNALEFKAFRDESQLFAK